Proteins found in one Pieris napi chromosome 6, ilPieNapi1.2, whole genome shotgun sequence genomic segment:
- the LOC125050592 gene encoding uncharacterized protein LOC125050592: MLNSLQNSIKYLRVVNIKTALNSLKECKPNNPIVRPKLDLISKAKTISFSPRCINFEIQEKPMDNKIKRDPLAYTPIVNPRSILPLIDANWRNDEIGLPAIDREEKQAIRLIVIRRKKMKKHQRRKLFKRMRHRWARVKKNRRIKKEKIFQTELMMMIKQANAFSAEQYVTSKIDKANHTPLPTRWRHKRLPQFIIRQLLGIDKKINYKHTDVYKA, from the exons atgttGAATTCCTTGCAAAATTCTATCAAAT ATTTGCGGGTTGTGAACATTAAAACCGCCTTAAACTCGTTAAAagaatgtaaaccaaataatcCAATAGTAAGACCCAAACTTGATCTAATATCTAAAGCCAAAACTATATCCTTCTCACCAAGATGTATCAATTTCGAAATACAAGAAAAGCCTAtggataataaaataaaacgggATCCTTTAGCTTACACTCCAATAGTTAATCCGAGGTCAATTTTACCACTAATTGATGCCAATTGGAGAAATGATGAGATTGGTTTGCCTGCCATTGACCGAGAAGAAAAACAAGCAATCCGTTTGATTGTTATTAGAAGGAAAAAGATGAAGAAACATCAAAGGAGGAAGCTTTTTAAGAGAATGAGGCATCGCTGGGCAAGa GTAAAGAAAAACCGCCGcattaagaaagaaaaaatctTTCAAACAGAGTTAATGATGATGATTAAACAGGCAAATGCATTTTCTGCTGAGCAGTATGTGACTAGCAAAATTGATAAAGCAAACCACACTCCATTGCCAACTCGCTGGAGACACAAGCGTCTTCCTCAGTTCATCATACGACAACTACTTGGCATTGATAAGAAGATTAATTACAAGCATACTGATGTATATAAAGCATAG